A genomic stretch from Antarcticibacterium flavum includes:
- the uvrA gene encoding excinuclease ABC subunit UvrA, whose amino-acid sequence MAREEENIEVLGARVHNLKNIDVTIPREKLVVITGLSGSGKSSLAFDTIYAEGQRRYIETFSAYARQFLGGLERPDVDKIEGLSPVIAIEQKTTSKNPRSTVGTITEIYDFLRLLYARTADAYSYNTGEKMVSYNDEQISDLIVENFTDKRINILAPIVRSRKGHYRELFEQISKQGFLKVRVDGEVRDLVKGMKLDRYKVHDIEIVVDRLKIDAAANGQKRLNDSIKTAMYHGDDVLMVLEQDTGDVRYFSRNLMCPTTGISYPNPEPNNFSFNSPKGACPTCNGIGALHQVNPDKLIPDTSKSIKSGALAPHGPQKKNWVFSQLELIAERFDFKLSDPVKNIPAAAMEMILYGGKEKFSKESRTLGITREFKIDFEGVATFIETTYNNNDSASLRRWAKEYMDKVVCPTCEGSRLKKEALFFKLNGENIAELANRDITDLASWFEDLDQHLSEKQLQIAEEVIKEIKSRLQFLVDVGLTYLSLNRSSKSLSGGEAQRIRLATQIGSQLVGVLYILDEPSIGLHQRDNDKLINSLIALRDLGNSVIVVEHDKDMIERADHVIDIGPQAGKHGGEIISQGTPEQIKQHNTITASYLNGTKEIEVPSKRRKGNGKNITLKGATGNNLKNVTVKIPLGKMIAVTGVSGSGKSTLINETLYPIMNAHYFNGVKEPLPYKKITGLEHIDKVIDINQTPIGRTPRSNPATYTGVFSEIRNLFAKTPEALIRGYKPGRFSFNVKGGRCETCKGGGLRVIEMNFLPDVYVECETCQGKRFNRETLEIRYKGKSIADVLEMTINEATDFFELIPKIYRKLKTIQDVGLGYVTLGQQSTTLSGGEAQRIKLASELSKRDTGNTFYILDEPTTGLHFEDVRVLMEVLNKLVKKGNTVLIIEHNLDVIKIADYIIDIGYEGGKNGGEVVVCGTPEEVAKHKKSYTAAYLKRELKSKKVENI is encoded by the coding sequence ATGGCTAGAGAGGAAGAAAACATAGAAGTACTGGGGGCGAGAGTTCATAATTTAAAGAACATTGATGTCACGATTCCCAGGGAAAAATTGGTTGTTATTACAGGCTTATCTGGCTCGGGAAAATCATCCCTGGCCTTTGACACTATTTATGCTGAGGGTCAAAGACGCTACATAGAAACCTTTTCAGCTTACGCCAGGCAGTTCCTGGGAGGACTTGAAAGGCCAGATGTTGATAAGATAGAAGGCCTTTCCCCGGTTATTGCGATAGAACAAAAGACTACCAGTAAAAATCCGCGTAGTACGGTTGGTACTATTACAGAGATATACGATTTTTTGCGGCTGCTGTACGCGCGCACGGCTGATGCTTATAGTTATAACACCGGGGAAAAGATGGTAAGTTATAACGATGAGCAAATAAGCGACCTTATTGTTGAAAATTTTACTGATAAGCGCATCAATATTCTTGCGCCAATCGTTAGGTCCAGGAAAGGACACTACCGGGAACTTTTTGAACAAATATCCAAGCAGGGTTTTTTAAAGGTGAGAGTAGATGGAGAGGTACGGGACCTTGTAAAGGGAATGAAGCTGGACCGCTATAAGGTCCATGATATTGAGATCGTGGTGGATCGCTTAAAAATAGATGCTGCAGCCAATGGACAAAAAAGGCTTAATGACAGTATAAAAACAGCTATGTATCATGGCGATGATGTGTTAATGGTACTGGAGCAGGATACGGGAGATGTAAGGTATTTCAGCCGGAATCTTATGTGCCCTACTACAGGTATCTCCTACCCTAACCCTGAACCTAATAACTTTTCTTTTAATTCCCCAAAAGGTGCCTGTCCTACCTGTAATGGAATTGGAGCACTTCACCAGGTGAATCCAGATAAGTTGATCCCAGATACTTCCAAATCCATAAAAAGCGGAGCCCTTGCACCCCATGGACCCCAAAAGAAGAATTGGGTATTCTCCCAGCTGGAACTTATTGCTGAAAGATTTGATTTTAAATTAAGTGATCCTGTAAAGAATATCCCGGCCGCCGCCATGGAAATGATCCTCTATGGTGGGAAGGAAAAATTCTCAAAAGAGTCAAGAACCCTGGGGATAACCCGGGAGTTTAAAATTGATTTTGAAGGCGTGGCTACTTTTATTGAAACCACCTATAATAATAATGACTCTGCATCTCTGAGAAGATGGGCCAAGGAATATATGGACAAGGTCGTTTGTCCTACTTGTGAAGGCAGCCGGCTCAAGAAAGAGGCACTATTCTTTAAGCTGAATGGAGAGAACATTGCTGAACTTGCAAACAGGGATATTACAGACCTTGCGTCCTGGTTTGAAGATCTTGACCAACATCTTTCAGAAAAACAATTACAGATAGCTGAAGAGGTTATAAAAGAGATCAAATCACGCCTGCAGTTCCTGGTAGATGTGGGGCTCACCTATCTTTCCCTTAACCGAAGCTCCAAATCCCTATCGGGAGGAGAAGCCCAGCGAATAAGACTGGCTACCCAAATAGGCTCTCAACTGGTGGGGGTATTATATATCCTGGACGAACCAAGCATAGGATTACACCAACGAGATAATGACAAGCTCATTAACTCCCTTATTGCTCTTAGAGACCTGGGGAATTCTGTTATCGTGGTAGAACATGATAAGGATATGATCGAGCGGGCAGATCATGTGATCGATATAGGCCCGCAGGCAGGAAAACATGGTGGGGAAATAATAAGCCAGGGAACACCAGAGCAAATAAAACAACATAATACCATTACCGCCTCTTATCTTAACGGAACAAAGGAGATCGAAGTTCCTTCCAAAAGAAGAAAAGGCAATGGCAAGAATATAACACTTAAAGGCGCAACCGGCAACAACCTTAAAAATGTTACGGTTAAGATCCCGCTCGGGAAAATGATCGCGGTAACAGGAGTTTCAGGAAGTGGGAAATCTACTCTTATAAATGAAACCCTCTACCCTATTATGAATGCTCATTACTTTAATGGGGTAAAAGAACCCTTACCTTATAAAAAAATCACCGGGCTTGAACATATAGATAAGGTAATCGATATTAATCAAACTCCAATTGGAAGAACCCCACGTTCAAATCCCGCCACCTATACCGGAGTTTTTTCTGAAATAAGGAACCTGTTTGCCAAAACCCCTGAAGCTTTGATACGAGGTTATAAACCGGGAAGATTCAGCTTTAACGTTAAAGGAGGCAGATGTGAAACCTGTAAAGGAGGAGGTTTAAGGGTTATTGAAATGAATTTTTTACCAGATGTGTATGTAGAGTGCGAAACCTGCCAGGGAAAACGTTTCAACCGGGAAACCCTTGAGATAAGGTATAAAGGAAAATCTATTGCAGATGTTCTGGAGATGACCATTAATGAGGCGACAGATTTTTTTGAACTTATTCCAAAAATTTACCGTAAGTTGAAAACCATACAGGATGTAGGACTGGGATATGTTACCCTGGGGCAGCAAAGTACCACCCTCTCTGGAGGAGAAGCGCAGCGTATCAAACTGGCATCAGAGCTTTCAAAGCGCGACACCGGCAATACTTTTTATATACTTGATGAACCTACCACAGGATTACACTTTGAAGACGTAAGGGTTTTGATGGAGGTTCTAAACAAGTTGGTTAAAAAAGGGAATACTGTTCTTATCATTGAACATAACCTCGATGTGATCAAAATAGCCGACTATATAATTGATATTGGATATGAAGGCGGAAAAAATGGCGGAGAGGTTGTAGTGTGCGGTACACCCGAGGAAGTGGCAAAGCATAAAAAAAGTTATACCGCGGCATATTTAAAAAGAGAATTAAAATCTAAAAAAGTAGAAAATATATAA
- a CDS encoding LOG family protein, whose amino-acid sequence MRAKQGNKAWNEIKTNDSWAIFKIMGEFVKGYEKLSQIGPCVSVFGSARTKPDNKYYKLTERIAQKIVDHGYGVITGGGPGIMEAGNKGAHLGGGTSVGLNIDLPFEQHDNPYIDRDKSLDFDYFFVRKVMFVKYSQGFVVMPGGFGTLDELFEAITLIQTNKIDKFPIILVGSDFWGGLIDWVRATLLDSFQNISDGDIDLLHVVDTEDEVIDILDRFYDEYNLSPNF is encoded by the coding sequence ATGAGAGCTAAACAAGGAAATAAGGCCTGGAATGAGATCAAAACCAACGATTCATGGGCAATTTTCAAGATCATGGGGGAATTTGTAAAAGGATATGAAAAGCTAAGCCAGATTGGCCCCTGTGTATCAGTATTCGGGTCTGCCAGAACAAAACCCGATAACAAGTATTATAAATTAACTGAAAGAATAGCCCAAAAGATCGTAGATCACGGGTATGGTGTTATTACCGGTGGTGGCCCCGGTATAATGGAAGCAGGTAATAAAGGGGCACACCTTGGTGGAGGAACCTCTGTAGGACTTAATATTGACCTTCCCTTTGAGCAACACGACAACCCTTATATCGACCGTGATAAAAGTCTGGATTTTGATTATTTCTTTGTTAGAAAAGTTATGTTCGTAAAATATTCCCAGGGTTTTGTTGTTATGCCGGGAGGATTTGGAACCCTGGATGAGCTATTTGAAGCTATCACCCTCATACAAACCAATAAGATCGACAAGTTCCCTATTATCCTGGTAGGGAGTGACTTTTGGGGCGGACTCATTGACTGGGTAAGAGCCACCCTCCTGGATTCCTTTCAAAATATAAGTGACGGGGATATAGACCTGCTTCACGTTGTGGACACAGAAGATGAAGTAATAGATATCCTGGACAGGTTCTATGATGAATACAACTTAAGTCCTAATTTTTAA
- a CDS encoding gluzincin family metallopeptidase gives MNKKFILLIMLINLGMVSRVNGQIDMDIIAVLNDSTRIFNIQQEILYENTSDQALNEIYLNDWANSFKDKSTPLAKRFAEDYLRRFHFAREDERGSTKIYSITNEYIQPFTWERPDGAPDIIKVNLEKPLYPGEKVEINLLYSVKIPSEKFTRFGFDDQGNFKLKYWYITPAVFDKEWKLYSDRNIGDQYTPPANIKIRLSTKPYLYVASSLNIEKVVTENIYKTTFLSGKNRINPQLYLTRSSRFESMEVNQTEVLTNLEDDGLMMGMKGIILNRILKFLELRLGPYPHKAMLVTKEDYLNNPVYGLNQLPQFIRPFPDGFQYDIKQFKAVTDHYLKNTLFLNPREEQWVYDAIHISLMMDYVDLHYPDMKLLGSFSEFIGIRWFHAADLEFNDQYPLLYMHMARMNLDQPLTTSQDSLVKFNKNIANAYKAGTGLKYVEDFLGDDAVEASIREFYLENLLEPTNSNAFKEKLQNNAGKDISWFFDDYVATRGKIDFKFKRVKKTRDSLEVTIKNKKDNNMPVSLYGLNDGEIVYKTWIENTAENQQVTIPREGIDRLALNHEGVIPEFNRRDNYKGINTLLNKPVQFRLLQDIEDPRYYQVFFMPEVSFNLYDGIAIGPKIYNKPFLTRNFDFRISPKFGFGSQTIVGSASISNTHYLDDDNLFALRYGIGGVRFSYGYNLFYEKFTPYLGFFFRNNYLRDNERQSLILRNVNVQRDYDLLNPVDQPNYNVFNVSYNYSDTNLVDYIAGGIDYELAKNFSKLALDVEYRKLFKNNRQINLRLFAGTFLYNDETDNDFFSFALDRPTDYLFDYNYYGRSQSSGLFSQQIIMAEGGFKSQLEPQYANQWMTTFNASTNIWKWIFAYGDIGLVKNRGVNPSFVYDSGVRVSLVQDYFEVFLPVYSNLGWEIAQDRYDQKIRFIVTLDLNTLLKLFTREWY, from the coding sequence TTGAATAAGAAATTTATCCTTTTAATTATGCTCATTAACCTTGGTATGGTATCCAGGGTCAATGGGCAAATAGATATGGATATAATCGCTGTATTGAATGATTCTACAAGGATCTTCAACATACAGCAGGAAATCCTTTATGAAAATACAAGTGACCAGGCCCTAAATGAGATCTATTTAAATGACTGGGCGAACAGCTTTAAAGACAAGTCTACCCCGCTGGCTAAACGCTTCGCAGAGGATTATCTCAGGAGATTCCATTTTGCCAGGGAAGATGAGCGGGGTTCTACGAAAATATATAGTATCACCAATGAATATATCCAACCGTTTACCTGGGAAAGGCCAGATGGGGCACCAGATATCATAAAGGTCAATCTCGAAAAACCACTATATCCGGGGGAAAAGGTAGAAATTAACCTCTTATACAGTGTAAAGATACCTTCAGAAAAATTTACAAGATTCGGCTTTGATGACCAGGGCAATTTTAAACTTAAATACTGGTATATCACCCCGGCTGTTTTTGATAAAGAATGGAAGCTCTACAGTGACAGGAATATTGGCGACCAATACACGCCTCCAGCAAACATTAAAATAAGGCTTTCTACCAAACCCTATCTCTACGTTGCATCATCTCTTAATATTGAAAAGGTAGTCACAGAGAATATTTACAAAACCACCTTCCTATCCGGAAAAAACAGGATCAACCCGCAGCTCTATCTTACCCGTTCATCGCGATTTGAATCTATGGAAGTTAATCAAACCGAGGTATTGACCAATCTTGAGGATGACGGGCTCATGATGGGAATGAAAGGGATTATTTTAAACCGGATCCTAAAATTTCTCGAATTAAGATTAGGCCCCTACCCTCATAAGGCAATGTTGGTAACAAAAGAAGATTATCTCAATAACCCGGTTTACGGTTTAAATCAGTTACCGCAATTTATAAGGCCATTCCCAGATGGTTTTCAGTATGACATTAAACAGTTCAAGGCGGTAACAGATCACTATTTGAAAAACACCCTTTTTCTCAATCCCCGGGAGGAACAATGGGTATATGACGCTATCCACATATCCTTAATGATGGATTATGTAGACCTTCATTATCCCGATATGAAACTTTTAGGATCCTTTAGTGAATTTATAGGAATTAGATGGTTCCACGCCGCCGACCTTGAATTTAATGACCAGTATCCCCTACTGTATATGCACATGGCGAGGATGAACCTGGACCAGCCCCTCACCACAAGCCAGGATTCTCTTGTAAAATTCAATAAGAATATTGCAAATGCATATAAAGCCGGGACTGGGTTAAAATATGTAGAAGATTTTCTGGGAGACGACGCTGTTGAAGCATCTATACGGGAATTTTATCTGGAAAATTTGTTAGAACCCACTAATTCAAATGCTTTTAAAGAGAAACTTCAAAATAATGCAGGTAAGGATATTTCCTGGTTTTTTGATGATTATGTTGCAACCAGAGGCAAGATCGATTTTAAATTCAAAAGAGTAAAAAAAACCAGGGATTCCCTGGAGGTGACCATCAAAAATAAGAAGGATAATAATATGCCGGTTTCCTTATATGGTTTAAACGACGGGGAGATCGTGTATAAAACCTGGATTGAGAACACAGCAGAAAATCAACAGGTGACAATTCCAAGAGAGGGTATAGACAGGCTGGCCCTAAACCATGAAGGCGTGATACCTGAATTTAATCGCCGGGATAATTATAAGGGCATTAATACCCTGCTGAACAAACCCGTACAATTTAGATTACTTCAGGATATAGAAGATCCAAGATATTATCAGGTATTCTTTATGCCCGAAGTATCATTTAACTTATACGATGGTATCGCAATTGGGCCAAAGATTTACAATAAACCTTTCCTTACCAGAAATTTTGATTTTAGGATATCTCCAAAATTTGGTTTTGGAAGCCAAACAATCGTAGGTTCTGCTTCTATAAGCAACACTCATTATCTAGATGATGATAATTTGTTTGCCCTTAGATATGGAATAGGAGGCGTGCGTTTCTCTTATGGTTACAATTTGTTCTATGAAAAATTTACACCCTACCTGGGGTTCTTCTTCAGGAATAATTATCTAAGAGATAATGAAAGACAAAGCCTCATATTAAGAAATGTAAATGTACAAAGGGATTATGACCTCCTAAACCCGGTAGACCAACCCAACTATAATGTTTTTAATGTAAGCTACAATTACAGTGACACGAACCTGGTTGATTATATTGCGGGGGGAATTGATTATGAACTCGCCAAGAACTTTAGTAAACTGGCACTGGATGTAGAATACAGAAAACTGTTCAAGAATAACCGCCAAATAAACCTCAGGCTGTTTGCTGGAACGTTTCTCTATAATGACGAGACAGATAATGATTTCTTCAGTTTTGCCCTTGATCGTCCTACAGATTATCTTTTTGATTACAATTATTATGGTCGAAGTCAAAGCAGTGGACTTTTCAGCCAACAGATCATTATGGCTGAAGGTGGTTTCAAATCCCAACTGGAGCCGCAATATGCCAATCAATGGATGACCACATTCAATGCCAGTACAAATATCTGGAAATGGATCTTTGCTTATGGGGACATTGGCCTTGTAAAAAACCGTGGAGTAAATCCATCATTTGTGTATGACTCTGGTGTGAGGGTAAGTTTGGTGCAGGATTATTTTGAGGTCTTCCTCCCTGTATATTCTAACCTGGGTTGGGAAATCGCACAGGATAGATATGACCAAAAAATTAGGTTTATTGTCACTCTGGACTTGAACACCCTTCTAAAACTATTCACCCGGGAATGGTATTAA
- a CDS encoding alpha-ketoacid dehydrogenase subunit alpha/beta — MHSQTQAKESLSFEDFKSQVLEDYRIAVTSRECSLLGRREVLTGKAKFGIFGDGKEVPQLAMAKVFRNGDFRSGYYRDQTFMMAIGELTIQQFFAGLYANTNLEDEPMSAGRQMGGHFATHSLNADGSWKNLMQQKNSSADISPTAGQMPRLLGLAQASKIYRNVDGIDAEGFSNQGNEVAWGTIGNASTSEGHFWETINAAGVLQVPMVMSVWDDEYGISVHAKYQTTKENISEILKGFQKDEDTNGYEIIVVNGWDYVALVEAYEKASKIARKSHTPVLIHVKELTQPQGHSTSGSHERYKNEERLSWEREYDCNLKFREWILENDFANTEELEELENGIKKEVRDGKKAAWTAYADPMKNKQKELLPLLQNAAKESSNKEAILAFHKEVSSLKDPLKKDLLVAARKSLRYLIGKESEAKGQLANWIENYTKQSQPEYSSNLYSESQWKAVNVDEVKPTYDEDAAEVDGRIVMRDNFDKIFSTKPETLIFGEDSGEIGDVNQGLEGMQEKYGKLRVADAGIREATILGQGLGMAMRGLRPIAEIQYLDYVLYALQIMSDDLATLQYRTKGRQKAPLIVRTRGHRLEGIWHSGSPMGALVHLLRGMHILVPRNMTKAAGFYNTLLEADEPALIVECLNGYRLKEKLPNNFGEFRTPLGVVETIKEGTDITLVSYGSTLRLVEEAAAELEEIGISAEVIDIQSLLPFDLNKDIVKSVAKTNRLLVIDEDVPGGASAFILQQILEEQNAYIHLDSKPQTLAAKPHRPAYGTDGDYFSKPSAEDIFEKVYEIMNEANPQKYQKLR; from the coding sequence ATGCACAGCCAAACACAAGCAAAAGAATCATTATCATTTGAAGATTTTAAGAGTCAGGTTCTTGAAGATTATCGAATTGCAGTAACCAGCAGGGAATGCAGCCTGTTGGGTCGAAGAGAGGTTCTCACGGGAAAAGCTAAATTCGGTATTTTTGGAGATGGGAAAGAGGTGCCGCAGCTGGCAATGGCCAAGGTATTCAGGAACGGGGATTTTCGTTCTGGTTATTACCGGGACCAGACCTTTATGATGGCCATTGGTGAATTGACTATACAACAGTTCTTTGCGGGACTTTATGCCAATACCAACCTTGAAGACGAACCAATGAGTGCCGGTAGGCAAATGGGAGGACATTTTGCCACTCACAGCCTTAATGCAGATGGTAGCTGGAAAAACTTGATGCAACAAAAGAATTCCAGTGCAGATATTTCTCCTACCGCCGGCCAAATGCCCAGATTACTTGGCCTTGCACAGGCTTCAAAGATATATCGCAATGTTGATGGTATAGATGCTGAAGGTTTCTCCAATCAAGGAAATGAAGTTGCATGGGGAACTATTGGCAATGCCAGTACGAGTGAAGGACATTTTTGGGAAACCATTAATGCTGCCGGCGTTTTACAGGTGCCAATGGTAATGAGTGTTTGGGATGATGAATACGGCATCTCTGTTCATGCTAAATATCAAACGACAAAAGAGAATATTTCTGAAATACTTAAAGGTTTTCAGAAAGATGAAGATACCAATGGCTATGAGATCATTGTAGTAAATGGATGGGATTATGTGGCACTGGTGGAAGCTTATGAGAAAGCTTCAAAAATTGCCCGTAAATCTCACACCCCGGTTCTAATTCACGTAAAGGAACTTACCCAGCCACAGGGGCATTCCACCTCAGGCTCCCACGAAAGATATAAGAATGAAGAAAGATTAAGCTGGGAAAGGGAATATGACTGTAATTTAAAATTCAGGGAATGGATCCTTGAGAATGATTTTGCTAATACCGAAGAACTGGAAGAACTTGAAAACGGTATTAAAAAAGAAGTAAGGGACGGGAAAAAAGCTGCCTGGACTGCATATGCAGATCCTATGAAGAACAAGCAGAAGGAATTATTACCGCTGCTTCAAAATGCTGCAAAAGAGAGTTCCAATAAAGAAGCAATTCTGGCCTTTCACAAGGAAGTTTCTTCCCTTAAAGACCCTTTGAAAAAAGACCTTCTCGTAGCTGCAAGAAAATCTCTTAGATACCTTATAGGTAAAGAAAGTGAAGCTAAAGGTCAATTGGCAAACTGGATTGAAAATTACACGAAACAATCCCAGCCAGAATACAGCAGTAACCTTTACAGCGAGTCCCAGTGGAAGGCCGTAAATGTTGATGAGGTAAAACCTACCTATGATGAGGATGCTGCGGAAGTGGATGGAAGGATTGTCATGAGAGACAATTTTGATAAAATATTCAGCACAAAACCTGAAACCCTTATTTTCGGAGAAGATTCCGGTGAAATTGGTGATGTAAATCAGGGACTGGAAGGAATGCAGGAGAAATATGGCAAATTACGGGTAGCCGATGCAGGTATACGGGAAGCCACTATCCTTGGACAGGGGCTTGGAATGGCTATGCGAGGACTGCGACCCATTGCAGAGATACAGTACCTGGATTACGTACTTTATGCTCTTCAAATAATGAGTGATGACCTTGCCACCCTTCAATATAGAACTAAAGGAAGACAAAAAGCTCCTCTTATAGTAAGAACACGGGGGCACAGGCTGGAAGGTATTTGGCATAGTGGTTCGCCAATGGGTGCTCTTGTACATTTGTTAAGAGGCATGCATATCCTGGTACCAAGAAATATGACGAAGGCTGCCGGTTTTTACAATACCCTACTGGAAGCAGATGAACCGGCATTGATTGTAGAATGCCTTAATGGCTACAGGCTAAAAGAAAAACTCCCAAATAACTTTGGAGAATTCCGTACCCCGCTGGGTGTTGTGGAAACTATAAAAGAAGGAACAGATATTACCCTCGTATCCTACGGTTCTACCTTGAGACTGGTGGAAGAAGCTGCCGCAGAGCTGGAGGAAATAGGCATTAGTGCAGAGGTAATTGACATACAGTCCCTCCTGCCCTTTGACCTGAATAAGGATATCGTGAAGAGTGTGGCCAAAACTAACAGGCTTCTTGTAATAGATGAAGACGTGCCGGGAGGCGCTTCAGCATTTATCCTGCAACAGATCCTGGAAGAGCAGAATGCCTACATACATCTGGACAGTAAACCCCAAACTCTGGCTGCAAAACCGCACAGGCCGGCTTATGGAACAGATGGAGATTATTTCTCAAAACCTTCAGCTGAAGATATTTTCGAGAAGGTTTATGAAATTATGAATGAAGCAAATCCGCAGAAATATCAAAAACTGAGATAA
- a CDS encoding alpha/beta fold hydrolase — protein sequence MMKTQEKIKKIIQVHENSGTYLSVDGIKTFALDYGKGEAIVCIHGVPTSSFLYRKVLTELAAKNYRGIAIDLPGLGLSARPEDFEYTFSNFSRFLKKALAQLNVEKFHLVVHDIGGPIGFALAATNMEKILSLTILNTWVDVVNFKKPLPMRPFEKKILGEAELKLLTHTTWPLMFSTLGVNNDDGIREEEIKAYVDLLKREDDGKAFLKIMRNFEDSEEFRRLCIKAVKDTPYPVQVIWGEDDPALSLKEYGEEIKKYADLKFFKTLPSKHFLQEEVWKELAAEIAAFAGSADTRS from the coding sequence ATGATGAAGACGCAGGAGAAAATTAAAAAAATAATACAGGTCCATGAGAATTCCGGAACTTATTTAAGTGTAGATGGTATTAAAACCTTTGCACTGGATTATGGCAAGGGAGAAGCTATAGTCTGTATTCACGGGGTACCCACCTCTTCCTTTCTTTACAGAAAGGTTCTAACCGAACTTGCAGCAAAAAATTACAGAGGCATCGCAATAGACCTTCCCGGACTGGGACTCTCTGCCCGGCCGGAGGATTTTGAATATACTTTCTCAAATTTTTCCAGATTTTTAAAAAAGGCCCTGGCTCAACTCAATGTAGAAAAATTTCATCTTGTGGTCCATGACATAGGTGGTCCTATTGGCTTTGCACTGGCTGCAACTAATATGGAAAAGATCCTCTCCCTCACAATTTTAAATACCTGGGTAGATGTTGTGAACTTCAAAAAGCCATTACCAATGCGGCCCTTTGAGAAAAAGATCCTTGGAGAAGCAGAATTAAAATTGCTTACTCATACCACCTGGCCGCTCATGTTCTCTACCCTGGGAGTCAATAATGACGATGGGATAAGGGAAGAAGAAATAAAAGCCTATGTAGACCTTCTTAAAAGGGAAGATGATGGAAAAGCCTTTTTGAAGATCATGAGAAATTTTGAAGATTCAGAGGAATTCCGCCGGCTATGCATAAAGGCGGTGAAGGATACCCCTTATCCGGTCCAGGTAATATGGGGCGAGGATGATCCTGCTCTTTCTTTAAAAGAATATGGCGAGGAAATAAAAAAGTATGCAGACCTTAAATTCTTTAAAACGCTTCCTTCCAAACATTTTCTACAGGAAGAGGTATGGAAAGAACTTGCAGCAGAGATCGCTGCTTTCGCCGGGTCTGCAGATACAAGATCATAA